A genomic region of Alicyclobacillus sp. SO9 contains the following coding sequences:
- a CDS encoding TcpE family conjugal transfer membrane protein has product MNRTYRKLFHQRPTLTSLGDFKFPAGISVPLDGLLAFVICLLPAMAVAPVLHWTLGISRLIATPILAFAGAWLATRMDMQGKPFPVWVMNLAAYFFRAHHSNGWDPVKAAGCIPGGLQVDVGWLSSKGNQVQSGALPVEVRSIQGDPVELQTHVPVDVRKLERRKYIIHRAVSSATPRHTKKATTGLQPGQLSLTGTEVKWRALTSVPTFQAGQKASKAVRDHQIRF; this is encoded by the coding sequence ATGAACAGAACCTATCGGAAGTTGTTTCACCAACGCCCGACCCTGACGAGCCTGGGGGACTTCAAGTTCCCTGCGGGCATCAGTGTGCCCTTGGATGGGCTGTTGGCGTTTGTCATTTGCCTCTTGCCCGCCATGGCTGTGGCACCTGTGTTGCACTGGACGCTGGGGATCAGTCGTCTCATCGCAACGCCCATCCTGGCGTTTGCCGGAGCGTGGCTGGCGACACGGATGGATATGCAGGGGAAACCCTTTCCGGTGTGGGTGATGAATCTAGCTGCCTATTTCTTTCGTGCCCATCACAGCAACGGCTGGGACCCCGTCAAGGCAGCGGGGTGCATTCCTGGGGGACTGCAGGTCGATGTGGGCTGGTTGTCTTCCAAGGGTAACCAGGTGCAGTCTGGTGCGCTGCCGGTCGAAGTGAGATCCATTCAAGGCGATCCCGTTGAGCTCCAGACCCACGTGCCCGTGGATGTGAGAAAGCTGGAAAGACGCAAATACATCATCCATCGTGCTGTTTCTTCTGCCACACCCCGTCATACCAAGAAAGCCACTACCGGGTTGCAGCCGGGGCAGTTGTCCTTGACGGGCACGGAGGTGAAGTGGCGGGCACTCACATCGGTACCGACATTCCAAGCAGGGCAGAAGGCGTCGAAGGCCGTACGGGATCATCAAATTCGGTTTTAG
- a CDS encoding metal-dependent hydrolase — translation MLNFKTHEMVGALSMEMVLVETHAGLHWWTPVLVVAAGLAAPVPDIDQPESWIAHKIPLGQVVGRFVRHRTVTHSLLFLALLWVVLLRVVQIPLPLGLSWHSVAWALWIGYASHPLADLLNPQGVQLLWPLPWWVKVLPEPIAIPVESGREALLHAILTLLVVLIAAAFAVAHLPGHVPFVTSLSHHILSIITF, via the coding sequence GTGCTGAATTTCAAGACCCATGAAATGGTGGGGGCTTTGTCGATGGAGATGGTCCTGGTAGAGACTCACGCTGGGTTGCATTGGTGGACCCCCGTCCTGGTGGTGGCAGCGGGCCTTGCGGCTCCGGTACCAGATATTGACCAGCCAGAGAGCTGGATTGCCCACAAGATTCCCCTGGGGCAGGTTGTCGGTCGGTTTGTTCGGCACAGAACCGTCACCCACAGTTTGTTATTCCTGGCACTCTTGTGGGTGGTTCTGCTGAGAGTGGTGCAGATTCCGCTGCCACTGGGGCTTTCCTGGCACAGTGTCGCCTGGGCTTTGTGGATTGGGTATGCTTCTCATCCCCTGGCAGATTTATTGAACCCACAGGGCGTGCAGCTGCTTTGGCCGTTGCCATGGTGGGTGAAGGTGCTACCAGAGCCCATTGCCATCCCTGTGGAGTCCGGACGAGAGGCACTCTTGCACGCCATCTTGACGTTGCTGGTAGTCCTCATCGCTGCTGCCTTTGCAGTTGCCCACTTACCGGGCCACGTCCCGTTTGTTACGTCGCTCTCGCATCACATTCTCAGCATCATCACGTTTTAG
- a CDS encoding conjugal transfer protein — protein MKLRKTVRVLMFILVSLGAIGGVGTLIPHHTAAVKKAPKSIQYAGERAFAAAFAKAYLTFQPSDSSSTREQEMASFAGNASWLGSDPAVTSPGKKPQTVGQVLAGRVAKLDASHVTVNVLVYLSTPKARWVKLVVPVGLSGAHYDVYAPPTITSAFTGVANVKDKTWSGNAAPVAVVTKVQNVLQGFLPLYFQSSGVTPLQPYLNSAAHVQPGDGLVKFVKIDTLNVYGAKKGPWIAVADVQVSDPVTKIHYEEEFAIGLESQAGHDIITGIVVN, from the coding sequence ATGAAGTTACGTAAAACCGTGCGCGTCCTTATGTTCATACTTGTCAGTCTGGGGGCCATCGGGGGTGTAGGAACGCTCATTCCCCATCATACGGCAGCTGTAAAGAAAGCGCCGAAGTCTATCCAATACGCCGGAGAGCGGGCGTTTGCCGCAGCCTTTGCGAAAGCGTACCTGACGTTTCAACCTTCAGATTCATCGAGTACAAGGGAACAGGAAATGGCCTCCTTCGCCGGAAATGCCAGTTGGTTAGGCTCAGATCCGGCTGTGACCTCTCCAGGGAAGAAACCGCAAACGGTGGGTCAAGTGCTGGCAGGCCGGGTTGCAAAACTGGATGCGTCCCATGTCACGGTGAATGTGCTGGTGTATCTGAGTACACCAAAGGCGCGTTGGGTGAAGTTGGTGGTCCCGGTTGGCCTCTCTGGAGCACACTATGACGTCTATGCGCCGCCTACAATCACAAGCGCCTTTACAGGGGTCGCCAATGTAAAGGACAAAACCTGGTCGGGGAACGCGGCACCGGTAGCAGTCGTCACGAAAGTGCAAAATGTGCTCCAAGGGTTTCTCCCCCTGTACTTTCAATCCAGCGGGGTTACACCGCTGCAGCCGTATTTAAACTCGGCTGCCCATGTGCAACCGGGGGATGGGCTGGTGAAGTTTGTGAAGATCGATACGCTAAATGTCTACGGTGCGAAGAAGGGGCCATGGATTGCCGTGGCAGACGTCCAGGTCAGCGATCCGGTGACAAAGATTCACTATGAAGAAGAGTTCGCCATTGGGCTGGAAAGTCAGGCCGGGCATGATATCATCACGGGGATCGTCGTGAATTGA